One Streptomyces sp. L2 genomic window carries:
- a CDS encoding glycoside hydrolase domain-containing protein: MAGHRQSKRRRYITWGVAGAAVVAGAGIAAQTSMAATSWPAQRTYTGRAFDTCTAPSKSTMQHWHTGYYGAAAVYIGGKNRGCGQPNLTSSWVSYVSHLGWKLIPIYVGAQPPCQTGSNPEKISASTASSLGTSDAKDAVAKASALGMKAGSAIYLDMEPYDIKNTSCNNAVLTYVRAFDKELRAKTYRAGYYGFTSSSAKAIATASNKTDLPGNLWYALWDKTNTTTKDWPWGATQFTQHSRAHQYMVNSKETHGGVTLTIDRDAWDGPVAITG; encoded by the coding sequence ATGGCCGGCCATCGGCAGTCGAAGAGGCGCAGATACATCACGTGGGGCGTGGCGGGCGCCGCCGTCGTCGCCGGGGCCGGCATCGCCGCGCAGACCTCCATGGCCGCCACGTCCTGGCCCGCGCAGCGGACGTACACCGGGCGCGCCTTCGACACCTGCACCGCCCCCTCCAAGTCCACGATGCAGCACTGGCACACCGGCTACTACGGCGCCGCCGCCGTCTACATAGGCGGCAAGAACCGCGGTTGCGGCCAGCCCAACCTGACCTCCTCCTGGGTGTCCTACGTCAGCCACCTGGGCTGGAAGCTCATCCCGATCTACGTCGGCGCCCAGCCGCCCTGCCAGACCGGCAGCAACCCGGAGAAGATCAGCGCCTCCACCGCCTCCTCCCTCGGCACCAGCGACGCCAAGGACGCGGTGGCCAAGGCCTCCGCCCTGGGGATGAAGGCCGGCAGCGCGATCTACCTCGACATGGAGCCGTACGACATCAAGAACACGTCGTGCAACAACGCCGTGCTCACCTATGTGCGCGCGTTCGACAAGGAGCTGCGCGCCAAGACGTATCGCGCGGGCTACTACGGCTTCACCAGCTCCAGCGCCAAGGCCATCGCCACCGCGAGCAACAAGACGGACCTGCCGGGCAACCTCTGGTACGCGCTGTGGGACAAGACCAACACCACCACCAAGGACTGGCCGTGGGGCGCCACCCAGTTCACCCAGCACAGCCGCGCCCACCAGTACATGGTCAACAGCAAGGAGACCCACGGCGGGGTCACCCTGACCATCGACCGTGACGCCTGGGACGGCCCGGTGGCGATCACCGGCTGA
- a CDS encoding SurA N-terminal domain-containing protein: protein MHRPRRTALVLSAAIVAAGPLLTACGNDAHPGAAAVVGGQRITVSQLQDRVDEVRQAQRAAVSDPAQYQQVLTSTSSLTRDTLHNMVLDRVLHRAAQDEDISVTRNEVQKMRAGLEQQAGGAKGLEMAWLQKFGIAPSRLDDNLRLQLEAQKLAAKLGTDTTQPAFWNALSQASKELHIDLNPRYGSWNVQKSGRVDAKTPWVREVTSAGSQQQTA, encoded by the coding sequence TTGCACCGCCCTCGTCGTACCGCGCTCGTCCTCTCCGCCGCGATCGTCGCCGCGGGCCCCCTCCTCACCGCGTGCGGAAACGATGCGCACCCTGGCGCGGCGGCCGTCGTCGGAGGGCAGCGAATCACCGTCTCGCAGCTGCAGGACCGCGTCGACGAGGTGCGGCAGGCGCAGCGCGCGGCGGTGTCGGACCCGGCGCAGTACCAGCAGGTGCTCACCTCCACCAGCAGCCTCACCCGGGACACCCTGCACAACATGGTCCTGGACCGGGTCCTGCACCGCGCCGCCCAGGACGAGGACATCTCCGTGACCCGCAACGAGGTGCAGAAGATGCGCGCCGGCCTGGAGCAGCAGGCCGGGGGAGCCAAGGGCCTGGAGATGGCCTGGCTGCAGAAGTTCGGCATCGCCCCGAGCCGCCTCGACGACAACCTGCGCCTCCAGCTGGAGGCGCAGAAGCTGGCCGCCAAGCTGGGCACGGACACCACCCAGCCCGCCTTCTGGAACGCCCTGTCCCAGGCGTCGAAGGAGCTGCACATCGACCTCAACCCGCGCTACGGCTCGTGGAACGTGCAGAAGAGCGGTCGCGTGGACGCGAAGACACCGTGGGTGCGAGAGGTCACCTCGGCGGGGTCGCAGCAGCAGACGGCGTAG
- a CDS encoding nucleoside triphosphate pyrophosphohydrolase, translating to MSPAPAATTPADDPGRVVLLTTSHRVAPGLLSWPAWQALRDADRVLCADGAHPQLPYLRDAGIAVEGASPTARELVDACAGGRTVAVVATGEGEPALTDGLARLAGSGRVRMPELELLPASYDLPGARLLDLVQVMDRIRAECPWSSRQTHLGLAKYGIEEAYELVEAIEAGDRDELREELGDVLLQVVFHSRIAEEDPDAPFSIDDVAGGIVAKLIHRHPHVFGEETAETPEEVKAHWLRTKAEEKRRTSVTEGVPLGQPGLALTAKLASRARTAHLDVPLPQGEGIGYELLALAARAEAEGVDPEAALRAAARVYRDAIRAAEGGGAEGPKCRD from the coding sequence ATCAGTCCCGCACCCGCCGCCACCACCCCGGCCGACGACCCCGGCCGTGTCGTCCTGCTCACCACCAGCCACCGCGTCGCGCCCGGCCTGCTGTCCTGGCCCGCCTGGCAGGCGCTGCGCGACGCCGACCGCGTGCTGTGCGCGGACGGCGCGCATCCGCAGCTGCCGTACCTGCGCGACGCCGGGATAGCGGTGGAGGGGGCGTCCCCCACCGCGCGGGAGCTGGTCGACGCCTGCGCCGGCGGGCGGACGGTGGCCGTCGTGGCGACCGGCGAGGGCGAGCCGGCCCTCACCGACGGGCTGGCCCGGCTGGCCGGCTCCGGCCGCGTGCGGATGCCCGAGCTGGAGCTGCTGCCCGCCTCCTACGACCTGCCCGGCGCCCGGCTCCTCGACCTCGTCCAGGTCATGGACCGCATCCGCGCCGAGTGCCCCTGGTCGTCCCGGCAGACCCACCTCGGCCTGGCGAAGTACGGCATCGAGGAGGCGTACGAACTCGTCGAGGCGATCGAGGCCGGCGATCGCGACGAACTCCGCGAGGAGCTGGGTGACGTCCTCCTCCAGGTCGTCTTCCACTCCCGGATCGCCGAGGAGGACCCCGACGCGCCGTTCTCGATCGACGACGTGGCCGGCGGCATCGTCGCCAAGCTGATCCACCGCCACCCGCACGTCTTCGGGGAGGAGACGGCCGAGACGCCCGAGGAGGTCAAGGCGCACTGGCTGCGCACCAAGGCCGAGGAGAAGCGCCGCACCTCGGTGACGGAGGGCGTGCCGCTCGGCCAGCCCGGCCTCGCCCTCACCGCCAAACTGGCCTCCCGCGCCCGCACGGCGCACCTGGACGTGCCGCTCCCCCAGGGGGAGGGCATCGGCTACGAACTGCTGGCCCTGGCGGCCCGCGCCGAGGCCGAGGGCGTCGACCCGGAGGCGGCCCTGCGGGCGGCGGCCCGGGTGTACCGGGACGCGATACGGGCCGCCGAAGGCGGAGGGGCCGAGGGGCCGAAGTGCAGGGACTGA
- a CDS encoding sel1 repeat family protein: MNQELDWLVDTILKLPVPERRSLIWGYSNRDSIRAHLRSLQADDPAVFQDIRSRAMRAGAAARPSSGPTAPPAPSPGTTARAKDDPAGAPGRRARRTPSPAAPQPSPAPPQGDHVDFRHGTFYGPVSGAEHHYYNGGERPARSDPAGWPTLADADPIALGVRRTRRFDGESRLPPYVAREADAGLAERVRAGGPVVVTGEPLAGKSRTAWEALRAVLPPTARVYAPSPGADLSGLPDAVRGRPGRYALWLDELDGYLGEHGLDAGLLAQLAALRVPVVATMSDEAYDKHRFGGGRASKALGGVPTVDLPRHWTGTELTALAGAGDPRLRDALERRGDCGVTEYLAVAPELWDVWRRADRAHRAGGHPLGHLLVRAAVDAARCGISGPVPEGMISEILEAYETEGSEPDWESDDEALAWATEKRHGVAALLEKHEDESMSAFGSLIADTEAAPGPPEIPVPVWLVVTEHAVPEDDEPFPAAVSRAMRAYYTPRAEAGDGEAMAMLGALARNENDRAGALHWLRMAAGSEIRDAQMACVVLCGLGELLVEAGEHDEAARHLRRAAEWGDADAAYDLSRLMRDRADHWLRQAADAGHTTAKAELAGGAEPDGSEAPDSTHVDTV; the protein is encoded by the coding sequence ATGAACCAGGAGCTGGACTGGCTGGTCGACACGATCCTGAAGTTACCTGTCCCGGAACGTCGATCACTCATCTGGGGATACTCGAACCGGGACTCGATCCGCGCCCATCTCCGCAGCCTCCAGGCAGACGATCCCGCCGTCTTCCAGGACATCCGGAGCCGGGCGATGCGGGCCGGTGCGGCGGCCCGTCCGTCGTCCGGCCCCACAGCGCCCCCGGCCCCCTCGCCGGGGACCACGGCCAGGGCGAAGGACGACCCTGCCGGTGCCCCGGGCAGGCGAGCGAGGCGCACCCCTTCCCCGGCCGCCCCGCAGCCGAGCCCGGCCCCTCCCCAGGGCGACCACGTCGACTTCCGGCACGGCACGTTCTACGGCCCCGTCTCGGGGGCGGAGCACCACTACTACAACGGCGGCGAACGCCCCGCCCGCTCCGACCCCGCCGGCTGGCCCACGCTCGCCGACGCCGACCCGATCGCGCTGGGCGTGCGGCGGACCCGGCGGTTCGACGGGGAGAGCCGGCTGCCGCCGTACGTCGCGCGGGAGGCCGACGCCGGGCTCGCCGAGCGCGTCCGGGCCGGCGGGCCGGTCGTGGTCACCGGTGAACCGCTCGCCGGCAAGAGCCGCACGGCATGGGAGGCGCTGCGGGCCGTACTGCCGCCCACGGCCCGGGTGTACGCGCCCTCGCCCGGCGCGGACCTGAGCGGACTGCCCGACGCCGTGCGGGGACGCCCGGGCCGGTACGCCCTCTGGCTGGACGAACTGGACGGTTATCTCGGCGAACACGGCCTGGACGCGGGCCTGCTCGCCCAACTGGCCGCGCTCCGGGTGCCCGTGGTGGCGACGATGAGCGACGAGGCGTACGACAAACACCGCTTCGGCGGGGGGCGCGCCTCGAAGGCGCTCGGCGGGGTCCCCACCGTGGACCTGCCCCGCCACTGGACCGGGACGGAGCTGACCGCGCTCGCCGGAGCCGGCGACCCGCGACTGCGCGACGCCCTGGAGCGGCGCGGCGACTGCGGGGTCACCGAGTACCTGGCGGTCGCACCGGAGTTGTGGGACGTCTGGCGGCGCGCGGACCGGGCGCACCGCGCGGGCGGCCACCCGCTGGGACACCTCCTCGTGCGGGCCGCCGTCGACGCGGCCCGCTGCGGGATATCCGGGCCCGTTCCGGAGGGAATGATCAGCGAGATACTGGAGGCCTACGAGACCGAGGGGTCCGAGCCGGACTGGGAGTCGGACGACGAGGCGCTCGCCTGGGCCACGGAGAAGCGCCACGGGGTGGCGGCGCTGCTGGAGAAGCACGAGGACGAGAGCATGTCCGCGTTCGGGTCGCTGATCGCGGACACGGAGGCCGCCCCCGGACCGCCGGAGATACCCGTACCGGTGTGGCTCGTGGTGACCGAGCACGCCGTCCCGGAGGACGACGAGCCGTTCCCGGCGGCCGTGTCGAGGGCGATGCGCGCGTACTACACGCCCCGCGCCGAGGCGGGGGACGGTGAAGCCATGGCGATGCTCGGAGCGCTCGCCCGGAATGAGAACGACCGGGCCGGAGCCCTCCACTGGCTGCGGATGGCGGCCGGAAGCGAGATACGCGACGCGCAGATGGCCTGCGTCGTGCTGTGCGGCCTCGGCGAGCTCCTGGTCGAGGCCGGTGAGCACGACGAGGCCGCCCGGCATCTGCGCCGAGCGGCCGAGTGGGGCGACGCCGACGCCGCGTACGACTTGAGCCGCCTGATGCGCGACCGGGCCGACCACTGGCTACGGCAGGCCGCCGACGCCGGGCACACCACGGCGAAGGCGGAGCTGGCAGGGGGCGCCGAGCCCGACGGGTCCGAAGCGCCCGACTCCACCCATGTCGATACCGTCTAG
- a CDS encoding cytochrome P450: MTHQPHQPHQPHQPHPPAPGGPAPDLFTWEFATDPYPAYAWLREHAPVHRTRLPSGVEAWLVTRYADAKQALADQRLSKNPAHHDEPAHAKGKTGIPGERKAELMTHLLNIDPPDHTRLRRLVSKAFTPRRVAEFAPRVQELTDRLIDGFAATGSADLIHEFAFPLPIYAICDLLGVPREDQDDFRDWAGMMIRHGGGPRGGVARSVKKMRGYLAELIHKKREALPAEPAPGEDLISGLIRASDHGEHLTENEAAAMAFILLFAGFETTVNLIGNGTYALLTHPGQRRRLQDSLARGESGLLETGIEELLRYDGPVELATWRFATRPLSIGGEDIAAGDPVLVVLAAADRDPERFADPDVLDLSRADNQHLGYGHGIHYCLGAPLARLEGRAALATLLTRLPDLRLAADPAELRWRGGLIMRGLRTLPVEFTSAS, encoded by the coding sequence GTGACCCACCAGCCCCACCAGCCCCACCAGCCCCACCAGCCCCACCCCCCGGCCCCCGGCGGCCCCGCCCCCGACCTCTTCACCTGGGAGTTCGCCACCGACCCCTACCCGGCCTACGCCTGGCTGCGCGAGCACGCCCCCGTGCACCGCACCCGGCTGCCCAGCGGCGTGGAGGCCTGGCTGGTCACGCGGTACGCCGACGCCAAGCAGGCCCTCGCCGACCAGCGGCTGAGCAAGAACCCGGCGCACCACGACGAACCCGCGCACGCCAAGGGCAAGACCGGCATCCCGGGGGAGCGCAAGGCCGAGCTGATGACGCATCTGCTGAACATCGACCCGCCGGACCACACCCGGCTCAGGCGGCTGGTCAGCAAGGCGTTCACCCCGCGCCGGGTCGCCGAGTTCGCGCCGCGCGTGCAGGAGCTGACCGACCGGCTCATCGACGGGTTCGCCGCGACGGGCTCCGCCGACCTCATCCACGAGTTCGCGTTCCCCCTCCCCATCTACGCCATCTGCGACCTGCTCGGCGTCCCGCGCGAGGACCAGGACGACTTCCGCGACTGGGCCGGCATGATGATCCGGCACGGCGGAGGACCCCGCGGCGGCGTCGCGCGGTCGGTGAAGAAGATGCGCGGCTACCTCGCCGAGCTGATCCACAAGAAGCGCGAGGCGCTGCCCGCCGAACCCGCCCCGGGCGAGGACCTGATCTCCGGCCTCATCCGCGCCTCCGACCACGGCGAGCACCTCACCGAGAACGAGGCCGCCGCCATGGCCTTCATCCTCCTCTTCGCCGGCTTCGAGACCACCGTCAACCTCATCGGCAACGGCACCTACGCCCTGCTCACCCACCCCGGACAGCGCCGGCGGCTCCAGGACTCCCTGGCCCGTGGCGAATCGGGACTGCTGGAGACCGGCATCGAGGAACTCCTGCGCTACGACGGCCCCGTGGAGCTGGCGACCTGGCGGTTCGCGACCCGGCCGCTCAGCATCGGCGGGGAGGACATCGCCGCCGGCGACCCGGTCCTCGTCGTGCTGGCCGCCGCCGACCGGGACCCGGAGCGGTTCGCCGACCCGGACGTCCTCGACCTCTCCCGTGCCGACAACCAGCACCTCGGCTACGGCCACGGCATCCACTACTGTCTCGGCGCCCCGCTCGCCCGGCTGGAGGGCCGGGCCGCGCTCGCCACCCTCCTCACCCGCCTCCCCGACCTGCGGCTCGCCGCCGATCCGGCCGAGTTGCGCTGGCGCGGCGGGCTCATCATGCGCGGACTGCGCACGCTGCCCGTGGAGTTCACGTCGGCCTCGTGA
- a CDS encoding transglycosylase family protein: MLSGNGRHRRPRQAPAILVAAGVTGSALALPLLGAASAHAADGTTWDKVAECESGGSWSANPGNGYYGGLQMSQEDWDKYGGDQYASSPDLASRSQQIAVAEKILDDQGTTPWATCALLSGLTSDSGSVTVDPGSGGSGGSADAGDSSGTTGSGDSAGTSDSSGLPDSPSSSDSGSPATPGSGTGTGSDAGSGTGSSTTPSPDAGKDSGTGSDADSGSGTPSASDGAGGSDGDNGGTNTPKSDKSASSDPGTSQGDDSASTATPGSGDSDNSWQSGSSWSLVDTGALSSGGRHRGDSADESVTNGQDDASSGRHASRDASTYTVREGDTLASIADSLDVDGGWHALYATNKKAIGTDPNHIAPGQTLRVGA, encoded by the coding sequence ATGCTCTCCGGGAACGGTCGTCACCGTCGCCCCCGTCAGGCTCCGGCCATCCTCGTCGCGGCAGGAGTGACCGGCTCCGCCCTCGCCCTCCCGCTGCTCGGCGCCGCGAGCGCCCACGCGGCGGACGGCACCACGTGGGACAAGGTGGCCGAGTGCGAGAGCGGCGGTTCCTGGAGCGCGAACCCGGGCAACGGCTACTACGGCGGGCTGCAGATGTCCCAGGAGGACTGGGACAAGTACGGCGGCGACCAGTACGCCTCCAGCCCCGACCTGGCCAGCCGCTCGCAGCAGATCGCCGTCGCCGAGAAGATCCTCGACGACCAGGGCACCACTCCCTGGGCCACCTGCGCCCTGCTCTCCGGGCTGACCTCCGACTCCGGTTCGGTGACCGTGGACCCGGGGAGCGGCGGCTCCGGCGGCTCCGCCGACGCGGGCGACTCGTCCGGAACAACCGGTTCCGGTGATTCAGCCGGTACCTCCGATTCATCCGGCCTGCCGGATTCGCCGTCCTCGTCCGACTCCGGCTCCCCGGCCACCCCCGGCTCGGGCACGGGCACGGGCTCGGACGCCGGCTCCGGAACGGGCTCCTCCACCACGCCGTCCCCCGACGCGGGCAAGGACTCGGGGACGGGCTCGGACGCCGACTCCGGCTCCGGTACGCCGTCCGCGTCCGACGGGGCCGGCGGGAGCGACGGCGACAACGGCGGGACCAACACCCCGAAGTCCGACAAGTCGGCATCGTCCGACCCGGGGACGTCGCAGGGTGATGACAGTGCGTCCACCGCCACGCCTGGAAGCGGCGACTCGGACAATTCATGGCAGAGTGGCAGCTCTTGGAGCCTGGTCGACACCGGCGCGCTCAGCAGTGGTGGACGTCACCGCGGGGACAGTGCGGACGAAAGCGTGACAAACGGTCAGGATGACGCCTCGTCCGGCCGGCACGCCTCCCGTGACGCGAGCACCTACACCGTCCGCGAAGGGGACACGCTCGCCTCCATCGCCGACTCCCTTGACGTCGACGGCGGATGGCACGCTCTCTACGCGACCAATAAGAAGGCGATCGGAACCGACCCGAACCACATCGCCCCCGGTCAGACCCTGCGAGTCGGGGCGTAA